The sequence attaacctTTTATGTTAAGCTATTGGGCTGTTTGAGGACTTGGGCTCACTCAAGTCGCCTACGTCGGCCCATTAACTGTTAAACACGCTTTTCTAATGTCTTGTGAACTGTGAGAGCTGGAGGGAGACAGACCGTCGAAAGGCGATGGAAATTGATCAAGAAACTCCCTCTCAATCTGAAAATGGTCGGTTGATGTTGAAAAAATTAGTAGATTTCTACGTGTGACCTTTATTTCTTGAAGCAGTAATTTTTGTTTCCTGCTTTTGTTGATGTTTCCTTTTGTGAAGGAGGTGGAGAAATGGAAGAAACTAAAGAAAAGTCGAAGCCGGTAGTAGTAATGCTGATGGGCTTGCCCGGAAGTGGAAAATCCACCTTCTGTGATGAAGTAATTCGAATTTCTCGACGACCCTGGGCACGGATTTGCCAGGTTTGTTCTCGTTGtacaatatgaaaatatttgctGAGACAGATGAATTTTACTACAAATACTTGTACTTGGAGATATTGATGACATGCTTCAATGGgtattaattttctaaaatgttAACGCGTAACTGAAATGCTTGGATGATTAATTTTTTCTgtttttactattatttttttatatataagctGTTAAATAAGTTAATGAACTGTATTGTAAGGTCCACTCGGAATTTTATTAAGCTTTTAGGCTAGAAGGAAAGAGACGATCTAATGGTAATCAAGTGAGTGTTTTTGGAATGTGTGATGATTGATGTATCTTGAAAACTAGACACTTGGGTTCCGAGGTCAGAGGTCTGTCTTTTTGCCTTAGAATGAGCATTATTATATCATATGATCATGCATTTGCTGGTTGAAAGTTAGCgaacattttatttttgatgtGCTTTGTGAAGGATGTTTTACCCTCTTTATTGATGATGGTATTCTTTTGTTGTTGATCAAGATTTTATCTTTATCTTGAAATGCAGGATTCTATTAATAATGGTAAAGCTGGTACAAAAAATCAGTGTCTATCAAGTGCTGCTGCTGCATTAAAGAATGGTGAAAGTATATTTATTGACAGATGTAATATTGACAGAGAGCAGCGCACAGATTTTCTAAAGCTCGGTGGCGAACAAGTGGAGAAACATGCTGTGGTGCTTGATCTTCCAACCAAGGTTTGTATTTCTCGTTCTGTGAAGCGTACTGGGCATGAAGGAAACTTAGAAGGCGGGAAAGCTGCTGCTGTTGTGAACCGAATGGCTTCAAAGAAAGAATTACCTAAACTAAGTGAGGGGTTCAATCGAATTACGATCTGTCAGGATGAAAAAGATGTCAATCTAACCATCAGCATGTATGGTTTCTTTGGCCCATTAGATTCTCTGCCTTCGGGCTACTTTGGCCAGAAGAATATGGATACCAAGACTCAAGTAGGTATTatgaaatttcttaaaaaattggaTCCCTCAGGTAAAACTGGATCCGAGCCGACCAGCTTTCAGAAACTTAATCCTAATGACATGCAAGTAGGAAAGGATTCTGGTTTTCAGGGAGTAAATAAGGGTTCTGATCTTACGAGTGAGGCTTACGAGAATTCAAAAGGACATGATACAACTTGTTCTCCTGATACGATTATTTCAAACAACGTTCCCACTTTGGCATTTCCATCTATTTCTACTGCAGACTTTCAATTCAATCTGGAAAAGGCATCTGATGTTATTGTTGAAAAGGTTGAGGAGTTTATAAGTAGAATAGGAGATGCTGCACTTGTTTTAGTAGATTTGTCACATGGATCCAAAATATTGTCTCTGGTCAAGGCTAAAGCTGCACAAAAGAACATTGACTCTAAAAAGTTCTTTACAATGGTTGGAGATATAACTCGACTCCGTTCTGATAAAGGTTTAAACTACAATGTAATTGCAAATGCTGCCAACTGGTGAGCTTTAaatcttaattttaattcaGCAATAACAAGCATCTAATCTTTCTTGCCTGCATGTAGTTGACTAGTAGCGTTATTTATGTTTCAGCATTGAAATCTTTTCATATTGATGATTGTTTGTTCTTGGTTATTGTTCGTTTCTTGGTTGTAAGTTGTGTCCTCGTGAAAAATGTTTCAGTTTCCAAGATATGAATTGGTTATGTTTGAGGTGGGTTTGCGATTCCTGCATTGTGGTGCAGGCTGGTGCAGGTTCCTAGAATGTCATTATAAGTGGATTGATTGAAATTAATGCTTTATCCCAAATCTTTAAACAATAATCAatagtttaaattaaaaaaacttttaatcTGATAGAAGAAGCTACAAGAAGTTGCCAATATTTGTGGATTATGAGCATTTGCTCTCTCTAATTTTGTCCCAGGAGAATTCTGCAGTTCTGTACTATTGAGCTTTGGACATTCTTCCTGTTATAGTGGTCGATTGTGAAGGGCATTAGTTGAAAAAGTGGCTTTTTATGGAACCAGAATGCAAGGATGGCATAATATTTCTACCTATAAGTTGCTATCTCTTAAGCGCCGAGTGTATCTTTATCTGATGTTGGCATTTTTCAGTTTCATCTTTCAAGCATAGTGATGAGGATGATGGTGGTTAAGTCAAacatatatctttttttttatccttATGCAGCATACAGTGTCTCTCTTATTACTTATGCTCAACTTTGCCTTGTTtgtcatttgaaatttaacTTAGCGCAGGCGTCTAAAACCGGGAGGTGGAGGCGTGAATGCTTCCATCTTCAATGCTGCGGGATCTGCTCTGGAAATTGCCACCAAGGAAAAGGCAGCATGCCTGAGACCGGGAAATTCTGTAGTTGTGCCTCTTCCTTCATCTTCCCCATTGTTTATTAGGGAAGGCATAACACATGTCATACATGTACTTGGACCAAATATGAATCCCATGAGACCAGACTGTCTCAAACATGACTATGTTCAGGGCTGCAACATACTTCGGGAAGCTTACTCATCTCTGTTTGAAGGGTTTGTGTCGATACTAAAGTCACACTCATCATCAGAATCTGGAGATTCCAAAGAGTTGAGCCATTCAGGGGATCATCAGAAGGGAAAAAGGGAAGCTACTTATGAATCGGACAAGAAAAAAAAGTACAAGGGATTTCAACAGGACCTTAAGACTGGTGTCAGCAGTTACTCGGATGAAAAAAACTCCCAGGATAAAAGGGTTACAGAAGGCAAGATCAATGCTTGGGGCTCATGGGCTCAAGCTCTTTACAAAGTTGCTATGCATGCCGAGGAGCATGAGAATGCTCTACTGGAAGTATCGGACGACATTATAGTGATGAATGATGCTTATCCCAaggttctctctctctctctctctctctctctctctcatatacttaaaggaaaaaaatggttgaaaaatttttctttcttgtcctACAGGCACAGCATCATTTATTGGTGTTAGCACGGGCTGATGGTCTTGACTGCCCTGCAATTGTCTGTAGAGAACACATCTCATTGTTGAAAACCATGCATGCTGTCGGTTTGAAATGGGCAGAAAAGTTCCTGAATGATAATCAATCATTGTCGTTTCGCCTTGGATATCATTCGGTAAGTTTCTGATCGTGAGGTCATAATTTTACTGTAGCGGTTGATGCTTCATGAAAAATTGTCAATAATAAATCCAAAGCTTAAAATATGAGTTTATGCTTCACATGTTATTTAAATTGTGCACCTGACGTGTTACTTTCCGTGATTTACTATCCGGATTAGCATATCACCATAAACAATTACATGCTAATAGATGACACTATACTAACCCATCCTCCAGGAGCCTTCCATGCGACAATTACACCTTCATGTGATCAGTCAAGATTTTGACTCCCATTATCTAAAAAACAAGAAGCACTGGAACTCATTCACTACTCCATTCTTCCGAGATTCAGTAGATGTGATAAAGGAAGTCGAGGAGCATGGGAAGATCATATTGAAAGATGATGAGTTTTTAAGTATGGAACTTCGGTGTCATCGGTGTAGAAGTGCCCATCCAAACATACCACGTCTCAAATCCCATATCAGTTCTTGTAAAGCACCTTTCCCTGCCACTCTACTCCAAAATGGCCGACTCGTTTCCTCCGGAAGTAACAACATACTCGAGTAACTTACAGATTCAACTTGCTGTGTTTTGCTTTCTTCATTTTGTTGTTTGACTCTTGGTAAAAAGATAAGTTGTATATACTGACTTGTGTAATCttcttggcttatttttcagcCAACATTGAACTCGGTTAACGCGGCAATAAATTGGAAACAGAGTAAATGGTGGACGAATTTAAGTTGATTTGTActcattttgaaaaatattttgtaaaaatgtgtttttggaGAAATTACGGTAGAGAACAAATGTatgtgtgattttttttttcttgaatgaaATGATAgatgattttgaaatttttattggaGAATATAATATAGGAATGgagatgatttttaaaaatggttCCAATTTCCTAACATTGCCCAAGCTTTTGAGAGCACcaagtaatatttttatttactgtCGCATTCTTATAAGTTTTTTTAGGATTAGTCATATACTGATCAGTGTGCCAATTTCTTACAATATTAACTTGTATTGAGAAGAAAGAACCTAGAGATGGCCTGCTCAGTTTGGATGGTTTACTGTTAGTGGATTATCTCCTCCAATTATTGAGTGTTTTATAtgtgttttatattttcttgcaGTTAGTGATTTAGGATCTTTAATTTTATGGACGCTTCTTAGTGACTGCGATGTCCGAAATAATTATTAGAGAAGCGAGCAACATCATCTTGGAGAAGTTTATCTGGTTGGTGGATCATGTGGTATGCTTTTAAATCAAGGTAGACTGATACTAATTGAGTATAACACAACTTACAGGGAGCTCACTAGTCACACAGTTCCACAGAGTGGACATTCACGTGCAGTAGCTGATCGATAATGGAAGATGAAATTCCAGGGAAAACATTGCCAAGTAAGTGAAATTGCTCGGATGAGTTGAAGTCAACAAGCTTTGGGACATTGTGGAGGAGCAAAAGGTTGATCATATCGCGAACCTCAATCGATATGAATTTCATAACAAAATATGAATAGAATTAATTACATATCTGAATCATCGAGCAAGTTGTTGATTTCTTTGAAGAGAGAAcgaagaaaatttaatttctcacATGGAATATAATAGTCACCAACAAATAATAgtagcaattttttttattcttgaaagaagaaaatttttcagtgataatttaatatgatatattttgtttttactaGTTAGATGATTAgtataaatatatttgataaatttagTTCTATAAATATAACTTGCtctcttaaattaaaataatcataatttatttaaatatattttttaacttgAGTTATCAGTGCTCGGTACTAAAGTTTTgtccattaaattttttaaaaaaattaaaaaatttaatggatACATGAAGCTAGCAAAATCTTATTTTGTActataaattaattgaaaagaatTTTCTTATATTGTTCGAAATATGGTAATTGAATTACGAAAGATTGGAAGATTTTGTCTGCATATGTAAACCTAAATAAAGTGTGGAGAATATTGTGATGGATGGAGTGAAATAGACGATCCGTTGTCATCTAATCTTAATATACACATATTGTTCAAAATACTCGTCAGAATCGTAACCTTTTCATAAAGATATAGTCAGAGAGATGTAAGGCAATTTTCACCAATATCACATATCTCTTGAAATAAAAGATATGAcatattttattcaattctcTATAATTCTAACTTACATCtaacaaaaaaatgaataaatatttttaacacaaaaaattaatatttttctaaataattgGTTAGATCAATGATCCGTCTTAGAAAATTATCTCGTAAAATgatcctataaaaaaaatttgctcaAAACAGAATCTCACAAATATAAAGTTGTCACAAATAAATCCAATATGGCAAAATTTTTTGTGacacgatctcacgggtcgtattttgtgatacagatatcttatttgggtcatccatgaaaaaatattactttttatactaagagtattactttttattgtgaatattgatatggttgaatcgtctcacaaaataagatTCGTAAGACCAGAGACCTactcatccaataaaacatgaCCAGAGAATTTCTTTCTCAACACATAGGGTAAGATACTCGATCCAACAAGATATATTCCATATTAGCAAAACCCGATATTCGTAAAACAGGAAGAATGTCTCCCAAAATCAAGATAATACCGAAACAATAATCATCAAATTGCAAAACAAGGcaacaaaaatattcaaatatctGGTTCAATTTTCACGtcgtcttgtttgttaagagtGACGAGAAGATGTTGGAGTTCGGCCCGAAAGTCACAGTTCTCATCAGTAATTCTGATTCTTCCGGTCCAATTTGGTTTCATCCTCAAGAAGATGGCCACTGATTGCACATCATCCACATGGGAGATTTCGATCACCTCCTTCCGTGCTTGCTCCTCCACGAGATTGGCGAGTTCCTGTTCATTCTCTTCGATTTCTTTTTTCAATCTTATGCTTTCATCTTCCAAGGCCAACGCCCTATCTATCAAGTCAGCCGTACTTTCTTTGCCCGCCTgcttcatatttaaatataattactaaGAACTATAACACACAGATATAATAAAGTGGGAAATTAAAAATTCTTTATCAAGAAAAGATGAACAAAAATCCCTTAAAGATGATGTGCTTTGAATAAGCTTTATTCACGTTATTTGAAGAAAGGGAATAAAAAGAACACAGAAACTCCGAGACGGTAGAGAAAGAGATGAGATTAGTTCGCTACCATTGATCAGTCGAAAGGTAAGCTTACGCCTGCAGGGAATCGAAGAtgttttttgcaacaaaaattatGGCGCAAGTCGGCGGCGGCCCGGATGGAATCTAACTATTAATCTAATTTCTTGTGGATTTgtgaaatattattaaaaattgttgcactaaataatttttacttatttagaaaatataataagaataaaaaaatacgTAATTTTATAGTGGATGAATTCTGTTACATGGCACCGATAACAATAGATATTCTATATTTTACATTCCCTTATCAGCCCAGGTTTAGTTTATGGGCTTATGAATTCCAAGCCCAACTTAAAATATACagcaaatataaattttaagcccaaaatttaaattttcggtttccttttgatatttgattagTGGGTTGTTAATGTTAACTTCTCTTTTCTTGTTTGGTTCAAATTTCAATTACCAGCTTTTTTTCAATTGCTTGCCTTTTCTTTCGCTGTCACTTCTTTGCTGTTCATCGCGATTGCAAGTAATTCTGATCTTTAAATGGTAAAGTCACATAGATTATTGCTAATTTACATCAGCATAaacttaattttgaaataatcttGAAAACAGTACGCATGTGCTAGATAGCGTAAATATTAATGTGTATTTATTTTGGGAGacaaaattgaaataataataattatatttaaatcttATATAATAACTTTGAGACTATTTATATATTAGAGAAAGTGATACACATATGAAAGATTTGATCATATCGTATTGTGAGCATCACTTGAAATTTTTAAGTTGTTGGTCGATCTTGtatgataatttttcaaaagttgATGTAACTAATGTCTTTATGGAAGATTTGATCATATCATCTTCAACTGTTGTTAATCCTTTTATGTAAATTTGTAACTTTACTAACGAAATTTGTAAGATGCGATAATGCATCAATTTTGCCtagatatgatattttgtgatCAAAGATCTTATTTTTTCGTTTTTAAGTTAACGAAAAAGActcgtcaaaaaaaaaaattaacgaaAAAGATCTTTTCAACATCAAATGATCTAGACACTCATCTATAATTGACAATTTTATTGGACCTTTCGGGAGAATTAAATTGTTTGCATACTCGAGATTTTACTGTAAcgtgaagaaaaaataaatttaaataattagtaGTTGACactctaataaattaaatgaaataaataaagtggagagttaaatattttaaatattattattattattggtgTTTTTATCATTCACATCCTCTTGGGGCTTAATTCAGAGGAAAACAACATAGATTAGCAAGCTCCTCGCAATTTCTTGTTCAGAAAACGAAGTATGAGGAAACGAGACTTAGCAATTCTGATGCTCTCAGCTTTCGCCATTTTCTTCTCGCTCCAGGTATTCCAAAACCCTTTTCTCTTTTCTCGTGATCTCTAATTTTTGTGAACTGCTTTCGGTTTTGTAAGTAGTTAAGTAATTTCGTTTTTGTTTGTTTAGCACGAGGGTGATTTGTCTTTCAGTGAGGCGTGGTTTCACCTATCGGATGATTATCCGATTAAGTATGAGGGTGAGCGTCTTCCGCCGCCAATAGTCACCGATTTGAACGGAGATGGCAAAACAGAGGTTCTCGTGCCTACACACGATGCCAAAATCCAGGTGCCGTGTTTTACACTATATAATTTCGTATTGATAGCAGCTGCGAAGCTCAATTGCTGTTGACCCTTGTTTGTGTTGTGTTGATTTCATTTTGCTCTGTGAAAAGTTTTAGCTACTAAGGCTAGTCATCTGTCTTAATGAAAATTCTGACCATGAGTTTGTGACGGAATTAGATTTTGGAACCTCGTGCAAGACGGGTGGGTGAAGGTTTTAGTGAATCACGTTTACTAGCGGAGGTCTCTCTCTTGCCAGACAAAACCCGAATAGCCACGGGGAGGCGTGCAGTAGCAATGGCAGCTGGAATCATCGACAGAAATTATAATAAAAGGGAACCGCGGAAGCAGGTGGTAGTTGTTGTTACGTCAGGCTGGTATGTGATGTGCTTTGACCACAACCTAAAGAAACTGTGGGAAATAAATCTGCAGGTACGCATAGAATTCTATATTTAAGCACTGTGATTGTAATTTATCCTTCTATAGTCTAGCAGTTTTTCTCCATATTTATGCTACTCTTATTTCTATTAACTCCTGGTTAGTTTTCTCTTATTTACTGATTCTCTTCCTACTCGCAGAAAGATTTCCCCCACAATGCTCATCACAGGGAGATAGCTATCTCAGTTAGTAATTATACATTGAAGCATGGAGATTCTGGCTTGGTAATTGTTGGTggtagaatggagatgcaaccTCATGTACGTAGTTTTTCTTTTCTATTACTCTTTACCAGAAAGCATACACATAACAGATAATTGTTAGCTTCACATTCTAATTCTGTGTAGTAAGGGATTTGAGGATTCTTCTCTTTATGATGACTTCACCTTATTGTATCCCTAGTACTGATGTGGCAATTATTCAGGTAGACAAACATTGAATTATTTAACATATTGTGAATATACTATTTACAGTTCGGTCCAACAAAAGGCAtgattaatattatattcattGTTCAAGAAGGGATGTTTGTTTTGCTTCTATGAGTTGTCTATTAAAgtgctttctttcttttttgtctACTGGTTTTTGGTCACTCGGGGCACGCTCATCTTTGTGGTGAATTGAGATGTGAGGATTAGAATGTGCAGTTACTAATTAGTTGTTTGCGAGTTGACCCTGAACACTTTTTCTATAATATGACAAACCTCATTCTTTCTGGACATTCTTCTGCACAATGGAGGGATTTTTTTTGGTGAAATTATTTTCCATTAATAGTTCTCCAAGTAACACTTAATATTTTTTCCAGATGCATGTAGATCCTTTTGAGGAGATTGAATTGGTAGAGAAAAATGCTGAGCAGCATCGAAGAAGTGCTACCGAGAAGGATGTAAGAGCAAATATGAACTTACctggtttattttttttgtgcTAATCTCTCGCACCGTCATTATATTAGCAGTGTGTAACTATCAACTTATTAGCAGTGTGTAATAAGGTGCTATTGAATGCGACATTTTCCTGGTGATGTTAATCCCTCCTCTTCATGCGCTTTTCTTTGGATGTTGCtttctttcttctatttttCCCCTTTTATGACAGAAGTGTTTCCTTATTTCTTGGATTCATGATGGACTTCCAATGTATCCTTTTTTACATCCTTTTTCCCAGGTTTCAATTGCTAGTCGCAAACTCAGAAACAATAGTTGAGAAAATGCTCATGTTTGctatttttctttcctttcagGTATTGGAAAATGCAGGGAATGTAGATTTGCGACACTTTGCTATTTATGCATTAGCTGGTCGAAGTGGTGAACTACGGTGGAGCCGAAAGTTGGAGGTATCATTGTTTACATTAGTTTGATTTCTCCTATCGATGGATCTCTTTCTACAGTTTAAAGACAAAATATAGgattctttttttatatatactcaAGAGTCACCAAGACATCAAAAAATTAAGCTAAGAAGTCTGTTAGCAGTTTGTGTGAAACAATGATCACCTTTTTCGTGTCTCTGACTCATTGGTACTCCCAAAAGACTGGAAGTATGAAACACATCATTCAGTGTCAGAGAGATTTTTGCGGGGCCCTTTTACCTTTATATGCATGGTGGTGATCTTTATTTTTTCCTGTTGATGTTTACGAGATAGGAGACTGTAGCTATGGTTTTCATCTGGCCCATGTGATTTGTTTTGTGGCTTGTTATCACTTTTggcaaaataatttatattttggtGTTCATAGAGAACTTATGACCAAAAACTAAGCATAGGGTGTTGCTTGGTAATCATTAGATGGAGACTTATACAGCTTATTTGGCTGTGTGTATTCTTGGAAACTGTAGCTTTATAACTTGTACTTTCTATTCATAATAAGTAAAATGTTTGATTGTGAAGAGTGTACTCAAGCATAAAAGAAAAATAGGAAGGCATGGAAGGATGAAATTTAAAAGAGGACTCAAAATGGTTAGACAAATCACTACCTTATTCAAATATTCATCGTGATAATAAGTGTTAACTGGAAGCATTGAAATGATTTTTACGGTCTAACCATGGTAATACCAAGTTTCCATAATGCCTCACAAAACTCATCATActttcttaattaatattaatgatGTTAATATTAATGATGTTAAAACTCAAAGGACCTGACTTGGGTACAGAGGGAATTTATCTACTGAATCTCTGTGTATATGGTTTCTTGGAAGAGGAAAAAGTGCACAGAACAAGATTCTTGACGCTTGAAAGTTTATATAACTTCTAACAACAACACTTTTGCCATCCACAATTTGAGAATGATGCTGCTGTCAAAGAACACTCTAATATTTTGTGGAAAAATGGGTAGGAATTCATTTGCTTTATCTGGCATCTATCAAAACtgtttcaataaaataaataaaattgtctTTTCCATCTTCCCCATTCGAGGTGaatttctttttctcttcttaTTTCAACTTTCTGATGAATCTGCAGAATATTGATGCTCAGTCATCGGATGCCTCTCTGTTGATTCCACAACACAATTACAAGCTCGATGTTCATGCATTGAATAGCCGTCAACCTGGAGAGGTATGCCTATGGGCTGTTGAAGTGAGATTATTACAGGAGAGCGATGATGTTTCACTTGAATATTTCCTTTGGAATCATATTTCCCGATTCATTTTGATTAGCCATTCATAGAAGAGATTGCTCAGCTGGGGTGGAAAATCACCCAAAGAAGATGGGAAAAAAGTTCTGCAATTGGTGATGAATGGGTCATTTGTTTCCAATTGAATATATTGTTATGACCTTAAAGAAATGAATTCACAGGCTTTCTGAAACTGTAACTATGCAAGGAGTCCACTTACTTTAATATCTCTCTTGGCATACTATTTGAGGTGGTATGATCTTTTAGCAGAAGAGGTGGAAGAAAATTTGACCTCTAAGTGAAGGGAGAATTTTACTCCAGAAATCTTAGCATTCTATTTGTTAGGGTTACATCTACAACACAAAATCAGAGTTTAAATGAAGCTGTTCTTATCTTGTTAGGATTAAGTTTTTTGAGCTCTAAATACAACATTTAGAAATGAGTTAATTGAATTATTTCAGCCATAGTTTGAGTGCAGGGAATTCAGAGAATCTATTCTTGGAGTCATGCCACATCATTGGGTATGCCCTGTATTAGTCCCTATCCTACAATCTAATACGTTGTGAATGTCTGTTGTGATCGTGATATTTACTGGAATTACCTCTTTACCAGGATCGCCGTGAGGACACTTTACTGAAGCTGACACATTTTAGGCGCCACAAAAGGAAAACACTGAAGAAATCACCTGGCAAGATCAGCAACTACCCTTTTCACAAGCCTGAAGAAAATCATCCTCCTGGAAAGGATGTTACCAAAAAAGTTTCAAATGTGATTGAGAAGGCAGTTACCATTGCTAAATCAGCAAAGACAAAAAAGGTAGGTTTCGGTATCTCTATCCAGATTCTAAATATTCCATTTGTAACCCATTATCCACTGATTTATTTAGTTGTTtcaactttgaattttttttctttttgattcTTTAAATTCCATAATGGGAAAAATGCATTGTATAATCTATCATCTTTATATTGATTTGATACTAGGGCATGAATGAATATGAGAAATTCCAATTCAGAAACTATTTGCTCACTTCTTAGTTGGTTCATGCTGTATTAAAAAAACATGTTCGAAGCTAAAGATTTTAATTTTCGCTAAAGCTAGGCGGATTGGTTTTGGATTTAATGTTTTCCCTAATTACAGTAATGTTATGGAGAAATTGGTACCTGTATTTTACTGTTGTATGTTTCAATGTTATCGTTGAACTctcacaatttttatttttgttatccAGCCTTCGCAATATATACCTACCATAACAAATCACACTCAACTATGGTGGGTTCCTAATGTCATCGTTGCTCATGAAAAGGAGGGTATTGAAGCTATTCATTTGGCAACAGGTCGCACCCTATGTAAGGTGACCATCTGATTCCAAAGCACAATTTTTATCTTCTGTTGTATTCTGCAGCGATTCAAAACTTTAGTGGCTAGTGAGTTGCAATTCTTGCgtgtgcttttttttttttgcttcttctttgtttttatatatgcatatattttttgGGAGATTCTACCTAAATTTTGATTAGCATACAGCAGAGCATCATGTTTTGCCAACACGGCAACACCTATTGGTTATGTTAATACGTTTCTAGAAATTTTAATGTATGATTGTTAGTTTTGCGAGCTTATAATCCACTCTCTGGAATCTGTAAGGCTTATAGCAAGTGTGTTTTATTAACAACGTAGAACATTACTATTCTCCCTTATTGTCAACATCCATTTGACATTTTAACATTTTCACTCACCCAGCTTCATCTTCAAGAAGGCGGTCTTCATGCTGATATTAATGGAGATGGTGTCCTCGATCATGTCCAGGTGAACTTTTGTCTCAGATTTGATTGTTTTGGAgtgcatttattaaaattattcagATCTTAATTCAACTTATTTCATTTAAAGCTATATGAATCGATTTAAATATTCTTTCATTCCAACCCTGATATATT comes from Primulina huaijiensis isolate GDHJ02 chromosome 2, ASM1229523v2, whole genome shotgun sequence and encodes:
- the LOC140971065 gene encoding transcription factor bHLH140 isoform X1; the encoded protein is MEIDQETPSQSENGGGEMEETKEKSKPVVVMLMGLPGSGKSTFCDEVIRISRRPWARICQDSINNGKAGTKNQCLSSAAAALKNGESIFIDRCNIDREQRTDFLKLGGEQVEKHAVVLDLPTKVCISRSVKRTGHEGNLEGGKAAAVVNRMASKKELPKLSEGFNRITICQDEKDVNLTISMYGFFGPLDSLPSGYFGQKNMDTKTQVGIMKFLKKLDPSGKTGSEPTSFQKLNPNDMQVGKDSGFQGVNKGSDLTSEAYENSKGHDTTCSPDTIISNNVPTLAFPSISTADFQFNLEKASDVIVEKVEEFISRIGDAALVLVDLSHGSKILSLVKAKAAQKNIDSKKFFTMVGDITRLRSDKGLNYNVIANAANWRLKPGGGGVNASIFNAAGSALEIATKEKAACLRPGNSVVVPLPSSSPLFIREGITHVIHVLGPNMNPMRPDCLKHDYVQGCNILREAYSSLFEGFVSILKSHSSSESGDSKELSHSGDHQKGKREATYESDKKKKYKGFQQDLKTGVSSYSDEKNSQDKRVTEGKINAWGSWAQALYKVAMHAEEHENALLEVSDDIIVMNDAYPKAQHHLLVLARADGLDCPAIVCREHISLLKTMHAVGLKWAEKFLNDNQSLSFRLGYHSEPSMRQLHLHVISQDFDSHYLKNKKHWNSFTTPFFRDSVDVIKEVEEHGKIILKDDEFLSMELRCHRCRSAHPNIPRLKSHISSCKAPFPATLLQNGRLVSSGSNNILDQH
- the LOC140971066 gene encoding uncharacterized protein, with product MRKRDLAILMLSAFAIFFSLQHEGDLSFSEAWFHLSDDYPIKYEGERLPPPIVTDLNGDGKTEVLVPTHDAKIQILEPRARRVGEGFSESRLLAEVSLLPDKTRIATGRRAVAMAAGIIDRNYNKREPRKQVVVVVTSGWYVMCFDHNLKKLWEINLQKDFPHNAHHREIAISVSNYTLKHGDSGLVIVGGRMEMQPHMHVDPFEEIELVEKNAEQHRRSATEKDVLENAGNVDLRHFAIYALAGRSGELRWSRKLENIDAQSSDASLLIPQHNYKLDVHALNSRQPGEFECREFRESILGVMPHHWDRREDTLLKLTHFRRHKRKTLKKSPGKISNYPFHKPEENHPPGKDVTKKVSNVIEKAVTIAKSAKTKKPSQYIPTITNHTQLWWVPNVIVAHEKEGIEAIHLATGRTLCKLHLQEGGLHADINGDGVLDHVQVVGGNGAEQSVISGSMEVLRPCWAVATSGVPVREQLFNASVCHHSPFNLFQHGEFSRSFGRNSDVTSLDVATPILIPRNDGHRHRLGSHGDIVFLTNRGEVTSYSPGLHGHDAVWNWQLLTGATWSKLPSPSGMGSDVVPTLKPFPLRRHENPEMILAAGDQEAVVLSPRGSLLATIDLPAPPTHALVCEDFSNDGLTDVIVVTSNGVYGFVQTRQPGALFFSTLVGCLIVVMGVLFVSQYLNSSKGKPRALSSSLL
- the LOC140971065 gene encoding transcription factor bHLH140 isoform X2; this encodes MEIDQETPSQSENGGGEMEETKEKSKPVVVMLMGLPGSGKSTFCDEVIRISRRPWARICQDSINNGKAGTKNQCLSSAAAALKNGESIFIDRCNIDREQRTDFLKLGGEQVEKHAVVLDLPTKVCISRSVKRTGHEGNLEGGKAAAVVNRMASKKELPKLSEGFNRITICQDEKDVNLTISMYGFFGPLDSLPSGYFGQKNMDTKTQVGIMKFLKKLDPSGKTGSEPTSFQKLNPNDMQVGKDSGFQGVNKGSDLTSEAYENSKGHDTTCSPDTIISNNVPTLAFPSISTADFQFNLEKASDVIVEKVEEFISRIGDAALVLVDLSHGSKILSLVKAKAAQKNIDSKKFFTMVGDITRLRSDKGLNYNVIANAANWRLKPGGGGVNASIFNAAGSALEIATKEKAACLRPGNSVVVPLPSSSPLFIREGITHVIHVLGPNMNPMRPDCLKHDYVQGCNILREAYSSLFEGFVSILKSHSSSESGDSKELSHSGDHQKGKREATYESDKKKKYKGFQQDLKTGVSSYSDEKNSQDKRVTEGKINAWGSWAQALYKVAMHAEEHENALLEVSDDIIVMNDAYPKAQHHLLVLARADGLDCPAIVCREHISLLKTMHAVGLKWAEKFLNDNQSLSFRLGYHSEPSMRQLHLHVISQDFDSHYLKNKKHWNSFTTPFFRDSVDVIKEVEEHGKIILKDDEFLSMELRCHRCRSAHPNIPRLKSHISSCKAPFPATLLQNGRLVSSGSNNILD